From one Gracilibacillus salinarum genomic stretch:
- a CDS encoding ABC transporter substrate-binding protein: MKNSKFFAKMASAVALSSMILAGCSSDDSNGDNGESASGDKIQIDIFQGKVEFKEQFEDLVALYEEENPNVEINVETVGGGTDYAPVLKSAFSSGDAPNIFNVTGPQDVIDYKEYLTDLSDTEAAGAALDGTLTTVTDGEQILGLPFNQEGYGLIYNKAIFEKAGINPDDILSMADLEAAVQTIDQQKEELGLEAVFALPAKEAWVLGDHLANTYLAPEFNHDVMEAFEADTVTFEKGDEMKQFVDLQFDYSIQPVLSLDYSQQVEEYFSLQQVAIIQQGNWIYPSVEQMDPEFAQNIGVLPIPVEGNEGSLPVGVPNYWAVNNDFDEEVVQASKDFLDWMYTSETGKEAVLNDFKFIPAYEGYDTSKIADPLSQEIYEYASNGNTIGWVFSGYPSNPWGTGVIGPNIQKYLAGEMTWEEVEADAIAKWEEERQ, translated from the coding sequence ATGAAAAATAGCAAGTTCTTTGCAAAAATGGCCTCTGCCGTTGCATTATCCAGTATGATTTTAGCAGGCTGTTCATCCGACGATTCAAACGGTGATAACGGCGAGTCCGCTTCTGGCGATAAAATTCAAATTGATATTTTTCAAGGAAAAGTAGAATTTAAAGAACAATTCGAGGATCTCGTTGCCTTGTATGAAGAAGAAAATCCGAATGTTGAAATTAATGTCGAAACAGTTGGCGGTGGTACCGATTATGCACCCGTCCTAAAATCTGCATTCTCTTCTGGTGATGCACCTAACATTTTTAATGTGACTGGACCCCAGGATGTAATCGATTACAAGGAATACTTAACAGATTTATCCGATACAGAAGCTGCTGGTGCTGCATTAGACGGCACACTCACAACCGTAACAGATGGTGAGCAGATTCTTGGTCTTCCATTCAATCAGGAAGGGTATGGACTTATTTATAACAAAGCAATATTTGAAAAAGCTGGCATTAACCCAGATGACATCCTGAGCATGGCAGATCTAGAAGCTGCTGTGCAAACAATCGATCAGCAAAAAGAAGAACTCGGACTGGAAGCGGTGTTCGCTCTCCCTGCCAAAGAAGCCTGGGTATTAGGGGATCACTTAGCCAACACTTACTTAGCACCAGAATTTAATCATGACGTAATGGAAGCATTTGAGGCCGATACGGTCACATTTGAAAAAGGCGACGAAATGAAACAATTCGTAGATTTACAATTTGATTATTCAATTCAGCCTGTACTAAGCCTTGATTATTCACAACAAGTTGAAGAATATTTCTCTTTACAACAAGTTGCCATTATCCAGCAAGGGAACTGGATCTACCCTTCCGTTGAGCAAATGGATCCGGAATTCGCGCAGAATATTGGTGTCCTTCCGATTCCGGTAGAAGGAAATGAAGGCAGTCTCCCGGTAGGCGTTCCTAACTATTGGGCAGTCAACAATGACTTCGATGAAGAAGTCGTGCAAGCATCGAAAGACTTCCTGGACTGGATGTACACATCTGAAACAGGGAAAGAAGCGGTATTAAATGATTTCAAATTTATCCCGGCTTATGAAGGATACGATACTTCGAAAATAGCCGACCCATTATCACAGGAAATCTATGAATATGCATCTAACGGAAACACAATCGGCTGGGTTTTCTCCGGTTACCCTAGCAATCCATGGGGAACTGGCGTTATCGGACCAAACATTCAAAAATATTTAGCTGGCGAAATGACTTGGGAAGAAGTAGAAGCTGACGCCATCGCGAAGTGGGAAGAAGAAAGACAATAA
- a CDS encoding carbohydrate ABC transporter permease, with amino-acid sequence MRNRDLSFWLFLTPVLLGLILVVIVPLIYGTVFSFTDWNGLSATTFVGLEHYLNLLHDQEFIDAIVFTILFSVVSIILLNALGLSLAILVTRQIKTNNMLRTIFFMPNLIGGLILGFIWQFIFISVFGDIGEALQIEAMQGWLSTTSTGFWGLVILTCWQMAGYIMIIYIAYLQNIPNELIEAAKIDGANSWQRFRNITFPLVAPAFTVSMFLTLSTSFKIYDQNLSLTNGGPFESTQMVAMEIVKTAFSANEMAYGQAKAVVFFIIVSIIALTQVYYNKKREVDM; translated from the coding sequence ATGCGTAACCGTGATCTATCATTCTGGTTATTTCTAACACCGGTGTTACTAGGACTGATCCTTGTCGTGATCGTTCCCCTTATTTACGGTACGGTCTTTTCATTTACGGATTGGAACGGACTGAGCGCTACGACTTTTGTTGGTTTGGAGCATTACCTGAACCTCTTGCATGACCAGGAATTTATTGATGCGATTGTCTTCACCATTCTATTCTCTGTCGTATCGATCATTCTATTAAATGCTTTAGGTTTAAGTCTGGCGATCCTCGTAACCCGTCAGATTAAAACCAATAACATGTTACGAACGATCTTCTTCATGCCCAATTTAATTGGTGGACTGATCTTAGGTTTTATCTGGCAATTTATTTTCATCAGTGTATTTGGCGACATTGGAGAAGCATTACAAATCGAAGCGATGCAAGGCTGGCTATCGACGACAAGCACCGGTTTCTGGGGATTGGTCATTCTAACCTGCTGGCAAATGGCGGGATACATTATGATCATTTATATTGCCTACTTGCAAAATATTCCGAACGAACTGATTGAGGCGGCAAAAATAGATGGTGCGAACAGCTGGCAGCGATTCCGTAATATTACCTTCCCGTTAGTGGCACCTGCCTTTACGGTAAGCATGTTCTTAACGCTGTCGACATCTTTCAAAATCTATGATCAAAACCTGTCGTTAACTAATGGCGGGCCGTTCGAATCAACCCAAATGGTCGCGATGGAAATTGTCAAAACAGCATTCAGTGCCAATGAAATGGCATATGGTCAGGCAAAAGCAGTCGTTTTCTTTATTATCGTATCAATCATTGCTCTGACACAAGTGTATTATAATAAGAAACGGGAGGTTGACATGTAA
- a CDS encoding carbohydrate ABC transporter permease — translation MESKRKLYIIETVGVLLGLLWLSPFYLMIVNAFKTKKEIFTGVLDLPEAFTTANFVEAYIDLDFTTSLFNSVLITVVSVGIIIFFSAMAGYALARNKSKLSGALLLLFVSAMLIPFQSVMIPLVSLFGQVEMLNRAGLIFMYLGFGCSLSIFLYHGAMTGISKSLDEAAIIDGANKFQTFIHIIFPLLKPISVTVGILNVIWIWNDYLLPSLILGENNATIPLKMFYFFGQYTKQWHLALAGLTIAIIPVIVGYFFAQKQIIKGVSEGAVK, via the coding sequence ATGGAGAGCAAACGAAAATTATACATCATTGAAACCGTAGGTGTTCTGCTCGGATTATTGTGGCTATCTCCGTTTTACTTAATGATTGTCAATGCCTTTAAAACGAAAAAAGAAATCTTTACCGGAGTTCTCGATCTGCCCGAAGCATTCACGACAGCCAATTTTGTTGAAGCTTATATTGATTTGGACTTCACTACTTCCCTGTTCAATTCGGTGTTGATTACCGTTGTCAGTGTCGGGATTATCATTTTCTTCTCGGCTATGGCAGGCTATGCGTTAGCACGTAACAAAAGCAAGTTAAGCGGTGCACTGCTTTTACTATTTGTATCAGCGATGTTAATCCCATTCCAATCGGTCATGATCCCGCTCGTCTCTTTATTCGGGCAAGTAGAAATGTTAAATCGTGCCGGTCTCATCTTTATGTACTTAGGTTTCGGTTGTAGTTTATCGATTTTCCTTTATCATGGAGCTATGACAGGTATCTCAAAATCACTGGATGAAGCAGCTATCATTGATGGAGCCAACAAATTTCAGACCTTTATCCATATCATTTTTCCATTATTAAAACCGATTTCCGTGACGGTCGGGATTCTGAATGTGATCTGGATTTGGAATGATTACTTATTGCCATCGTTGATTCTTGGAGAGAACAATGCAACGATCCCGTTGAAAATGTTCTACTTCTTCGGTCAATATACGAAACAGTGGCATTTAGCATTAGCAGGATTAACGATTGCGATTATTCCGGTGATTGTCGGATACTTCTTCGCGCAGAAACAAATTATTAAAGGTGTTTCCGAAGGCGCAGTTAAATAA
- a CDS encoding LacI family DNA-binding transcriptional regulator gives MSVTIKDVAKKAGVAASTVSRVLSDSPKISEKTKNRVRSVMEELGYHLNENARNLVQQSTKTIGIVMKNSASESLHDPFFPEVLRGISAYCNKQDYSISITTGESEEAIFKDVVKMVKGKKVDGLIVSYSKKDDQVISYLQEADIPFVVVGKPFGRPNEILYVDNDNVLAAKEATEHLITLGHREIGFISGNKEFEVTDARLHGYQDALRNHQLNERADFIKNPASPEVVRESMQELMQLPTTPTALVVTDDLFAMHILFVLRELAIQVPEEMSVISFNNTIFSRFSNPPLTSVDTQIYQLGFEAARCLIDEIKEPSVVKRSVIIPTFIEERESSISSSQKA, from the coding sequence ATGTCCGTAACGATTAAAGACGTTGCCAAGAAAGCAGGTGTGGCTGCGTCTACTGTCTCACGTGTTTTATCAGACAGTCCCAAAATTAGTGAAAAAACAAAGAACAGAGTCCGAAGCGTGATGGAGGAATTAGGCTACCATTTAAATGAAAATGCCCGAAATTTAGTCCAGCAGTCAACGAAAACAATCGGCATCGTCATGAAGAATTCAGCAAGTGAATCTCTGCATGACCCCTTCTTTCCTGAAGTATTACGAGGAATCAGTGCCTATTGCAATAAACAGGATTATAGTATTTCAATCACCACCGGCGAATCAGAAGAAGCGATATTTAAAGATGTCGTCAAAATGGTAAAAGGTAAAAAAGTCGACGGGTTGATCGTCTCCTATTCGAAAAAAGATGACCAAGTCATTTCCTATTTACAGGAAGCTGACATCCCGTTCGTAGTAGTTGGAAAACCGTTTGGCAGACCAAATGAAATTCTCTATGTCGACAATGACAACGTTTTAGCTGCCAAAGAAGCGACCGAGCATTTGATTACGTTAGGTCACCGGGAAATCGGTTTTATCAGTGGCAATAAAGAATTTGAAGTGACAGATGCCCGGCTGCACGGTTATCAGGACGCACTTCGCAATCATCAGCTGAATGAACGTGCTGATTTTATCAAAAACCCGGCATCACCGGAAGTCGTGCGGGAATCGATGCAGGAACTGATGCAATTGCCGACGACACCAACCGCTCTAGTCGTGACCGATGACTTGTTCGCGATGCATATTTTATTCGTCTTACGCGAGCTTGCGATCCAGGTACCCGAAGAAATGAGTGTCATCAGCTTTAACAATACGATTTTCAGCCGATTTTCCAACCCGCCGCTAACTTCTGTCGATACACAGATTTATCAGCTGGGCTTTGAGGCAGCGCGTTGTTTAATCGACGAGATCAAGGAACCGTCTGTTGTCAAAAGAAGTGTGATCATACCAACTTTTATTGAGGAACGGGAATCCAGTATATCCAGCTCACAAAAAGCATAA
- a CDS encoding YesL family protein, giving the protein MHQGLGKFYGVTDWIARLAVVNVLWLLFSFPIVLLLLNMIVTGVNAVLLAGIIILTPFVVFPASTALFACIRDWILDRDQHSIFSSFCRYYVRNYRKSCISGILLTAVWTIWGIDYYYLSSRNVMLLFVFLVFGLILFVYTIHFFSMLAHFEMNLRMLWKNAFLLTLGRPLLTVVISLVSVVILYVSINGLLFLLPFFTGSLIAFLSFSIFYRWYLHFI; this is encoded by the coding sequence GTGCATCAAGGTTTAGGAAAGTTTTATGGCGTGACTGACTGGATAGCCCGGCTGGCGGTCGTCAACGTACTGTGGCTCCTTTTCAGCTTTCCCATTGTACTACTCTTATTGAATATGATCGTTACCGGAGTTAACGCAGTACTGCTCGCCGGCATCATCATCCTTACACCATTCGTAGTCTTTCCAGCTTCCACTGCGCTTTTTGCCTGTATAAGAGACTGGATATTAGACCGTGATCAGCATTCGATATTCAGTTCCTTCTGTCGTTATTATGTAAGGAATTATCGTAAAAGCTGTATCAGTGGCATCCTTCTGACTGCTGTCTGGACGATCTGGGGCATCGATTATTACTACCTCAGCTCACGTAATGTTATGCTTTTATTCGTTTTCCTGGTATTTGGGCTGATTTTATTTGTATATACGATTCATTTCTTTTCGATGTTGGCACATTTTGAGATGAATTTACGTATGCTTTGGAAGAATGCGTTTCTGCTTACATTGGGACGACCACTACTGACGGTGGTGATTTCGCTCGTCAGTGTCGTTATTCTCTATGTCAGCATCAACGGCTTATTATTTCTATTACCTTTTTTCACAGGTTCACTGATTGCTTTTCTAAGCTTTTCAATCTTTTACAGATGGTACTTGCACTTCATATGA
- a CDS encoding glycoside hydrolase family 13 protein — translation MNKKWWKEAVAYQIYPRSFNDSNGDGIGDIPGIIEKLDYLQDLGIDVIWVSPIYESPNDDNGYDISDYQAIMNDFGTMEDFDQLLTEVHDRGMKLIMDLVINHTSDEHPWFLESRSAIDNPYRDFYIWHPGDNGKEPNNWESIFGGSAWEYDQHTGEYYMHVFSRKQPDLNWENPRVREKLYEMVNWWLDKGIDGFRIDAISHIKKTPGFPDLPNPDNKKYVPSFDGHMNRDGIHIFLEELKQKTFDHYDIMTVGEANGVSIDQADEWVSEDNGKFDMIFQFEHLDLWGTSASGGLDIHALKDTFSKWQKGLHDNGWNALFLENHDQPRSISTWGNDEDYRNKSAKCLATLYFLMQGTPFIYQGQEIGMTNVQFDSIEDYNDIAIKNRYREGIASGKSHEEMMEIIWKNGRDNSRTPMQWNTDKQAGFTSGTPWLGVNPNYQEINVAQAVTDPDSIYHYYKKLIDVRKSNAALLYGDYELILDDHHQIYAYTRTTDEETMLIITNLFEDEATYELPESLLQRSSSLCLSNYDVETGEQMVNGVLRPYEARVYKLV, via the coding sequence ATGAACAAAAAATGGTGGAAAGAAGCAGTCGCCTATCAAATTTATCCACGAAGTTTTAACGATTCGAACGGTGACGGCATTGGAGACATTCCAGGTATTATTGAAAAATTAGATTACCTGCAAGATTTAGGCATCGACGTCATTTGGGTTTCCCCAATCTATGAATCTCCGAATGATGATAATGGCTATGATATTAGTGATTACCAGGCGATCATGAACGATTTTGGAACGATGGAAGATTTCGATCAGCTGCTGACCGAGGTACATGACCGCGGTATGAAATTAATTATGGATTTAGTGATCAATCACACGTCCGATGAGCATCCTTGGTTTCTGGAGTCGCGCTCTGCTATTGATAACCCCTACCGTGATTTCTACATCTGGCACCCCGGTGATAATGGTAAGGAACCAAACAATTGGGAATCGATTTTTGGAGGATCAGCATGGGAATATGATCAGCACACGGGCGAATATTACATGCATGTTTTTTCCCGCAAACAGCCAGATTTAAATTGGGAAAATCCTCGCGTACGAGAGAAACTGTACGAGATGGTCAATTGGTGGCTCGATAAAGGAATTGATGGTTTTCGCATTGACGCAATTTCACACATTAAGAAAACACCCGGATTTCCTGACTTACCAAACCCCGATAACAAAAAATACGTTCCATCCTTTGACGGTCATATGAACCGTGATGGTATTCATATTTTCTTAGAAGAATTAAAGCAGAAAACATTCGACCACTATGATATCATGACCGTCGGTGAAGCGAATGGAGTATCCATCGACCAGGCAGATGAATGGGTCAGTGAGGATAACGGCAAATTTGATATGATTTTTCAGTTCGAACACCTCGACCTATGGGGCACCAGTGCAAGCGGCGGCCTCGACATCCACGCCTTAAAGGATACCTTTAGCAAATGGCAAAAAGGCCTTCATGACAATGGATGGAATGCTTTATTCTTAGAAAATCATGATCAGCCCCGCTCCATTTCAACATGGGGAAATGACGAAGACTATCGGAACAAATCGGCCAAATGCCTGGCAACCTTATACTTTCTCATGCAAGGAACACCTTTTATCTATCAGGGCCAGGAAATTGGCATGACAAATGTCCAGTTCGATTCCATCGAAGATTATAACGATATTGCCATCAAGAACCGCTATCGTGAAGGCATCGCCTCAGGTAAATCCCACGAAGAAATGATGGAGATCATCTGGAAAAATGGACGCGACAATTCCAGAACCCCGATGCAATGGAACACAGATAAGCAAGCCGGATTCACCTCGGGAACTCCGTGGCTTGGCGTCAATCCAAATTATCAGGAAATCAACGTCGCCCAAGCAGTCACTGATCCCGATTCGATTTATCATTATTATAAAAAATTAATAGATGTAAGAAAAAGCAATGCCGCACTTTTATATGGTGATTACGAGTTGATTTTAGATGATCATCATCAGATCTACGCTTATACAAGAACCACGGACGAAGAAACCATGCTGATCATCACCAATTTATTCGAGGATGAAGCAACTTACGAACTACCAGAATCACTGCTGCAGCGGTCATCCTCGTTATGCTTAAGCAACTATGATGTTGAAACGGGAGAGCAGATGGTTAATGGCGTATTGAGACCTTATGAAGCACGTGTTTATAAGTTGGTGTGA
- a CDS encoding amidohydrolase has translation MKKLYYGGEIITMDENNKHVEAVLVENGVITDVGPLSKFVSLLHDENTEKEHLEGHTLMPGFIDPHSHVSMVGPVASLCDLSNCDDFNDIVETMKAYIVKNQLNDNDPVIGFGYDHNVLKEEKHPTKEILNQVSTERIVAVMHTSAHMGCVNDVALQAAGIDEHTQDLEGGKIGRVKGSMEPNGYLEEANIMAIREQLTRDTETDYAALMQKGQEIYLKHGITTCQDGATSKEIMQLLHTLAEQDKLMIDIVAYPLVMEKPTQLLTEYSQYAKMYHNRFKLGGFKLFLDGSPQGKTAWLSEPYEGEDEYRGYPWFDDEQVTEFARTAINDDVQLLTHSNGDAASDQLLRCYESALDESINPNKHLLRPVMIHCQTVREDQLEKMADLAMIPSIFNVHTYYWGDVHLKNLGEKRGSKISPARTAFDKGLKVNFHQDSPVVQPDMLHAVWCAVNRETRSGQVIGESEQVSVYEALQAVTINAAYQYFEEDSKGSITPGKLADLVILEQNPLTVDQASIKDIQILATMKEGETLYQQ, from the coding sequence ATGAAAAAGCTATACTATGGCGGAGAAATTATCACCATGGATGAGAACAATAAACATGTCGAAGCCGTGTTGGTGGAGAATGGCGTCATTACAGACGTTGGTCCGTTATCCAAATTTGTATCCTTACTACACGACGAAAATACTGAAAAAGAGCATTTAGAAGGACATACATTAATGCCCGGATTTATTGATCCACACAGCCATGTTTCCATGGTTGGGCCTGTTGCCTCATTGTGCGATCTCAGTAATTGTGATGATTTTAACGATATTGTAGAGACCATGAAAGCTTATATTGTAAAAAATCAATTGAATGATAACGATCCCGTGATTGGATTCGGCTATGACCATAATGTCTTAAAAGAAGAGAAGCATCCTACAAAAGAAATATTAAACCAAGTATCAACAGAAAGAATAGTTGCTGTTATGCATACGTCCGCACATATGGGCTGCGTCAATGATGTTGCCTTGCAAGCTGCTGGTATTGATGAACACACCCAGGACCTTGAAGGCGGGAAAATCGGGAGAGTAAAAGGCTCGATGGAACCGAACGGCTACTTGGAGGAAGCTAATATCATGGCCATTCGTGAACAGCTTACCCGTGACACCGAGACTGATTATGCTGCCTTAATGCAAAAAGGGCAGGAAATCTATCTCAAACATGGCATCACAACATGTCAGGACGGGGCTACAAGCAAAGAAATCATGCAGCTTCTACACACTTTAGCAGAACAAGACAAGCTGATGATCGATATTGTTGCATATCCACTCGTGATGGAAAAACCGACGCAACTGTTAACGGAATACAGTCAATACGCAAAGATGTATCACAATCGCTTCAAGCTCGGAGGATTCAAGCTGTTTCTCGACGGATCACCACAGGGAAAAACAGCCTGGCTATCTGAACCATATGAAGGAGAAGATGAATATCGCGGATACCCTTGGTTTGATGATGAACAAGTAACGGAATTTGCAAGGACAGCTATCAACGATGATGTCCAGTTACTGACACACAGCAATGGTGATGCCGCTTCTGATCAATTACTCCGATGCTACGAATCAGCATTGGATGAATCGATCAATCCGAATAAACATCTGCTTCGACCTGTGATGATTCACTGCCAAACGGTACGGGAAGATCAGCTGGAAAAAATGGCGGATTTAGCAATGATTCCTTCGATTTTCAATGTGCATACCTATTATTGGGGAGATGTACATCTGAAAAATCTTGGCGAGAAACGCGGTAGCAAAATCAGTCCGGCAAGAACTGCTTTTGACAAAGGATTAAAGGTTAACTTTCATCAGGATTCGCCTGTCGTCCAGCCAGATATGCTGCATGCTGTCTGGTGCGCAGTGAATCGAGAAACAAGAAGCGGCCAGGTCATTGGAGAATCCGAACAAGTATCTGTCTATGAAGCATTACAAGCAGTGACAATAAATGCTGCTTATCAATATTTTGAAGAAGATTCAAAAGGAAGTATCACTCCGGGAAAACTTGCAGATTTAGTAATCCTGGAACAGAATCCACTCACGGTAGATCAGGCATCTATCAAAGACATTCAAATCTTAGCGACGATGAAAGAAGGAGAAACTTTATATCAGCAATAG